The Cellvibrio zantedeschiae genomic sequence GCAATTCAATATCGCTTTCCGGCAGCGATTCTAATTTGTAGCGCTCTTTTAATGATTCGGGGTAGGCCTTTAATAGATATTCGGCTGCGTAGAGTGCAATATCGGCATAATCAAAAACTGTATCTTTAATCGCTCCAGTAATTGCTAAACGATAGCCGCAGGAGGGCGGTGTTAATTTCGGCCACAAAAATCCGGGCGTATCGGTTAGCAAAAATCCATTGTCCAATTTAATTTTTTGTTGCGATTTGGTGATGCCCGCCTCATTGCCGGTTTTTGCTACCACGCGACCAACCAGTGTATTGATCAGCGTGGATTTACCCACATTGGGAATTCCCATAATCATGGCGCGGGCAGGGTGGATAGAAGCATTTTTTTCTGGTGCGAGCGATTCGCACATTTGCAGCAGTTGACGAATTTGCTCGGGGTTTTGCTGGCTTACGGGCAGGGCTTTTACGCCCTGGGTTTTCTCTAATTCCGCAATCCACAGTTCGGTAATTGCAGGGTCGGCCAAATCAGCTTTGTTTAATAATTTAATGCACGGCGTTGTGCCGCGCAAAGCAGGCACCAAAGGGTTTTCGCTGGAAAAGGGCACGCGTGCATCCAGCATTTCGATAATGACATCCACATGGGGCATAACTTCCGCAATTTCTTTGCGGGCTTTGTGCATGTGGCCTGGGAACCAATTGATGACTGACATAAATTCTCTGTGATAAATGTTTGTTGCTGCAGTAATTACTAAAATAACTTTCGAAGTTCATCGTCATCCCCGCTACGCGAGGATGACGACTCCCATTTTTAATGCGGTGCAGTATGTTTAAGTAATAAATTAAATCTGACTAACTTTTTCCGCTGGATCAAAGTGATGCAAAATCAAATAACCTTGTGGCAGTGTTTCATCTTCATAAGCGGCAATGGAAATGGGTGAAATTGTTTTTGCATATTCAACGTGCGAATAAAGTGCTGCTTGTAAATCCTGCCAGAGCTTTTTTGGGAATTCGGTAAAAAAAGTGTAGGTTAGGTAAGTTTTGCCTTTCTCGCTAAACTCATCGATTTCAGGTGCGCGGCCTACCGCGCGCACCTGCGTTAAAAACGCGGTGCGATCAAAATCGGCTAAAAATTCTGGCTGGATTTGGATGCTGATGGATTGCATGATAAGACTCAAGCTAATCGCTCCGGGAGTGTTGGGAAAAGTAAAACCCGCCCGAGTCGATGTTGGAAAAAATAAATTTCGGCTATTCTAGCGCAACTCCTTTAGTTCTACTCGTTTCATTTCCTGGTTGATCCCGTGTCTCCACTATTTCGCCCCCTTGCGCTTGGTATCTACACCTTATTCCTGCTCGCCGGTGTTGTCTGCGCCCTAGTCTTGCCGACGCTCAGCTTGTTTCTGGCTAAAGAAATTGGCGTTCGTCCGTTTCTGGTAGGTGTGCCTTTTGCGGGTATTGCATTGACCAGTATGTTGTACAACCAGGTGATTGGTGGATGGTCGGATAAGTTATCTGATCGCCGCCCGCTTATTGCTGGTTTCTGTTTGGTTGGGGCAGTGGTGTGTGCTTTGCTCGCTTATTCGCGCAATTACTGGATTGTGGCGAGTGTGGTGATTCTGCTATTGAGCTTGGCGCTGGTGTCTTTCTCCCAAATGCTGGCTTACAGCCTGGATTACGCCGAGCGCAATGTTCCGGCTGAACGCGTTCCCCTGTTTAACGCCATAGTGCGTGCACAAATTGCTATTGCCTGGGTTGCCGGGCCGCCAGCAGGCTTCTTGCTGGCAAGCTATTTCGGCTTTACCACCATGTACCTGATTGCGGCGGGGATGTTTGTCTTTATCGGGGT encodes the following:
- the ylqF gene encoding ribosome biogenesis GTPase YlqF, with the protein product MSVINWFPGHMHKARKEIAEVMPHVDVIIEMLDARVPFSSENPLVPALRGTTPCIKLLNKADLADPAITELWIAELEKTQGVKALPVSQQNPEQIRQLLQMCESLAPEKNASIHPARAMIMGIPNVGKSTLINTLVGRVVAKTGNEAGITKSQQKIKLDNGFLLTDTPGFLWPKLTPPSCGYRLAITGAIKDTVFDYADIALYAAEYLLKAYPESLKERYKLESLPESDIELLEAIGVKRGCTSKGGGVDIQKVSSLLINEIRTGLLGRITFETPEITTQEVIDAKIADEIKAKEKEEADRIRRLKTRKNRR